One stretch of Zingiber officinale cultivar Zhangliang chromosome 6B, Zo_v1.1, whole genome shotgun sequence DNA includes these proteins:
- the LOC121990022 gene encoding protein MKS1-like produces the protein MSSSKMQLKGRRPPPLAVRDESHKAQKPQRKAVVVYLVSPDVIHADASEFKALVQSLTGPSSLPAAVKSAGNPQQFPVRVKARGPKRSGGMSTGESLALVGTPPLSPSSPALPALFLHDLSPPCLWPGVAGDGVPIDE, from the coding sequence ATGTCGTCTTCAAAGATGCAGTTGAAGGGGCGGCGGCCGCCGCCGCTGGCTGTTCGTGATGAGTCGCACAAGGCGCAGAAGCCCCAGCGGAAGGCCGTCGTCGTGTACCTGGTGTCGCCCGATGTGATCCATGCCGACGCCAGCGAGTTCAAGGCGCTGGTGCAGAGCCTGACTGGGCCGTCGTCGTTGCCGGCCGCCGTCAAGTCCGCCGGAAACCCGCAGCAGTTTCCAGTGAGGGTGAAAGCCCGAGGGCCGAAGCGCTCCGGCGGTATGTCGACCGGGGAGTCGTTGGCCTTGGTTGGAACTCCCCCCTTGTCGCCGTCCTCGCCTGCGCTGCCTGCTCTGTTCTTGCATGACCTGAGCCCTCCTTGTTTGTGGCCAGGCGTCGCCGGAGACGGAGTTCCGATCGATGAGTGA